Proteins found in one Candidatus Binataceae bacterium genomic segment:
- a CDS encoding 2-oxoacid:acceptor oxidoreductase family protein → MAVPPETAQQAPAGGLHKPVETRPQIVIRFVGDSGDGMQLAGMQFTTESALAGNDIATLPDFPAEIRAPAGTLAGVSGFQLNFSSSEVFTPGDEPTVLVAMNPAALKMNVGDLRPNGVLIVDKEGFTEANLKKAGYKSNPLTDHSLDKFQLFEVEVSRLTTLALRDLKLNTRAVHRSRNYFVLGLVSWLFQRPTQSVIDYIERRFRKTPELVEANLRAFKAGFNYGENTEAFASAYEVKAAHIAPGFYRNITGNMATALGFVAAANQAGRPLYLGS, encoded by the coding sequence ATGGCTGTACCACCGGAGACGGCCCAACAGGCGCCCGCGGGCGGCCTGCACAAGCCGGTCGAGACGCGACCTCAAATCGTCATCCGTTTCGTCGGCGACTCGGGCGATGGGATGCAACTGGCTGGGATGCAGTTCACTACCGAGTCGGCGCTGGCAGGTAACGATATCGCGACCTTGCCCGACTTCCCCGCCGAGATTCGCGCCCCCGCCGGAACTTTGGCCGGGGTCAGTGGCTTTCAGCTCAATTTCTCCAGTTCCGAGGTCTTCACCCCCGGCGACGAGCCCACGGTGCTGGTGGCGATGAATCCGGCGGCGCTCAAGATGAATGTCGGCGACCTGCGCCCCAACGGGGTGCTGATCGTCGATAAGGAAGGCTTCACCGAAGCTAACCTCAAGAAGGCTGGCTACAAGAGCAATCCGCTCACCGACCATTCGCTGGACAAGTTCCAGCTCTTCGAGGTCGAGGTTAGCCGCCTGACCACGCTAGCGCTGCGTGATCTGAAGCTCAACACCCGTGCCGTTCATCGCTCGCGCAACTACTTCGTCCTGGGGTTGGTGAGCTGGCTATTTCAGCGCCCGACCCAGTCGGTTATCGATTATATCGAGCGGCGCTTTCGCAAGACGCCCGAGCTGGTCGAGGCCAACCTGCGCGCCTTCAAGGCCGGCTTCAATTACGGCGAGAATACCGAGGCCTTCGCGAGCGCCTACGAAGTCAAAGCGGCGCACATTGCGCCGGGTTTTTACCGCAACATCACCGGCAACATGGCCACCGCCCTGGGCTTCGTCGCTGCGGCCAACCAAGCCGGGCGGCCGCTGTACCTGGGCTCC